The window GTCACCGCAGGAGCTGTGGTTGTGCAGACAACACAAGCAGGCAACAAGACTCTTGTCGGCTATATCAGTGTCAATGACGTTGAGGCTTTCTCTGTTTCAGAAGCGCTGGTGACCTTGCGTGAATCTCTCCCAGCGCCTCTCATTCCACTACTGGTTCCTCTTGCTGAACTTCCTGTCAGGACTTCCGGCAAAGTCGATAAGGCGGCTCTTCCCTGGCCGCTCGCTACCGCCGACCTTGACGAACTCGATTTCACAGAGATCGAGCGACGCGTCGCCAGCGAGTGGGCTGAGGTTCTCGGTGTTCCCGTGACGGACCTCAACACTCACTTCTTTGATATTGGTGGTGGTTCTTTGGCCGCTGCCCAACTTGTTGGCAGGCTCCGCACCCTGTACCCCAGCATGACGGTCGCAGATATCTACGCCCACCCTCGGTTGGGATCCATGTCTGACTTCATTGATGTCAGCACAGCAGGAGAACTTGTTCCCACCGGGTCGTTTCACAAATCTCCAAAAGTTCCTCAGTCTCCCCAGCTCATCCAGGCAGTGCTCTCCATCCCCTTATTTGCCTTGGCGGGACTGCGTTGGCTGTTTTATGCCCTGACTGCATCTACGTTGTTGGGCTTGCTGGACGTTGTTGACTTTCTACCGTCTGCTCCGCTTGCCATTTTGATTCCAGGCATCTTGTTGTTTGGCTCCCCGTGGGGTCGAATGTTGCTGAGCGTTGCGATTTCCAGAACAGTTCTCGCTGGGTTGCGACCCGGTAATTATCTCCGTGGTGGCTCCGCCCATTTGCGCTTGTGGTTCGCGGAACAGGCAGCTTCACATATCGGTGCGGTGACATTGGCTGGTGCGCCCTGGGTCACGGCGTATGCACGGGCACTGGGTGCACGAATTGGTAAGGGTGTCACCATGCACACCCTCCCACCCATCACTGGGATGCTCTGGGTTGGTGCAGGTGCATCGATTGAACCAGAGGTCGATCTTACGGGTTATTGGATCGACGGCGATGTTGTTCGGGTGGGTGAAATCCGCATTGGCGCTCACGCAACCATTGGCGCACGCAGCACCCTCGCCCCGGGAACTCGTATTGGCAAGTTTGCTGAAATTGCTCCTGGCTCGAGCGTGTTCGGTAAGGTTCCGGCAGGGCAGCTCTGGAGCGGATCACCTGCTAAGCGAGAAGGCAAGGTCAAGGCGTGGTGGCCTCAAGTAGCCGCCAAGCAGTCACGAGCCTGGAGTGCGCTCTTTGCGTTATCTTCTGGCCTCTATGCCCTCTTCCCGCTGCTGTCCTTGCTGGGAGGTGCGACCTTAGTGTTGGTTGCATTGAAACAGAATCAGTCTGTCTCTGACGTACTGAGCATTGTCGCGGTGGGATTCATCCCTGCGACAATGCTCGCCGGATTCATCTTCACAGTTCTCGTTCTTGCCTCTGTTCGCTTCCTCAGCCTCACGATGAGGGAAGGCATCTTCCCGGTTCACAGCTGGGCCGGGTGGCAAGCATGGAGTGTTGAGAGAATCCTCGATTTGGCCCGCACATTCCTCTTTCCTCTCTACTCGAGTCTGTTCACACCCATTTGGCTTCGCCTGCTGGGAGCCAAGGTAGGACACAACGTCGAAGCATCAACTGTGTTGATGCTTCCCAAGATGACCACCATCAGAGACGACGTCTTCTTAGCTGATGACACCATGGTTGCCCCCTACGCACTGGGTAACGGTTGGATGTTCATTGGGCCGGTAGAGATTGGTAAGCGCGCATTCATCGGCAACTCTGGCTTGGCACCAGCAGGGCGCAAGGTTCCCAAAGATGCCCTGGTAGCTGTCCTTTCGAGTGCTCCTCGAAAGGCGAAAGAAGGATCGTCCTGGTTGGGTTCTCCGCCCATGCGCTTGCGCAGACTGATCGCTGAGGGAGACCGCGAGCGCACCTATAAACCTTCAATCTGGCTGCGGATTGCCCGTAGTTTGTGGGAGCTGACCAGGTTTGTACCCGTGCTTGTTACCGCCCTGATTGGTTTCGCAGTGGTGTGTGGCATATTGCTTGCGGATTCCCTGTGGGGAATGTGGGCTGCCGTCCTACTCTGTGGTCCCTTGTTGTGGGCAGCCGGAATCATCGCAGCTGCCATCAGCACCATTGCAAAGTGGGTTCTTGTGGGCAAAATTAAGCCCCAAGAAAAGCCACTGTGGTCTTCCTTTATTTGGCGCAACGAAGTGGCCGACACCTTCGTCGAAATGGTAGCCGCACCCTGGTTCGCCAACTACATGAATGGCACGCTCGGACTTGTCTGGTGGCTGCGCAGTTTGGGCGCAAAAATTGGTGGCGGGGTCTGGTGTGAAACGTATTGGCTTCCTGAAGCGGATTTGGTCACCCTCGGTGACGGCGCCACCGTCAACAGAGGCACTGTTCTGCAAACACATCTGTTCCATGACAGAGTGATGAGTATGGACACGGTATCGGTGGAAGCGGGCGGAACCCTCGGCCCGCACAGCGTGATACTTCCTGCCGCACGTATTGGTGCCCACAGCACTGTTGGTCCGGCTTCTCTCGTCATGCGTGGTGAAGCTGTTCCAGAGGGAAGCCGCTGGAGCGGGAACCCGATCGGGCCGTGGCGTGAAGTTACTGTGCGGAAGTACTTTTCAGACACAGCTTCTGTGAAGACGGTGTGATTGTGGCGGTAGATTCTTACACCCCAGATTCAGGCAGTGCAGATTTCTTCATTGAGCACTACGCACTCAATCTGCATTACAGAATGTCGTCAGGACACCTCAAGGCAGTTGCCACTCTCAATGTGAGGTTACTGAGGGCAGTTCGTCAAATCTCTTTAGACATCTCTGGCCTTCACGTGGGAAAGGTCTCCGTTGAAAGCAAAGCTAATAAAAACTTCAAGCAAAGCCCAACCAAGCTCACTGTCAAACTCGGTGAAGAGTTAGCTGCGGGTTCCACTTTCGAACTAGAAATTCACTACTCCGGCACCCCACGCCCTCGCAGTTCTCGCTGGGGAACAGTCGGATGGGAAGAATTGAACGATGGTGTTGTTGTAGCAGCACAGCCAACGGGTGCACCCACCTGGTTCCCATGCAACGATCTCCCCCGCTACAAATCAACGTTTGAGATTTCACTCACAACCGAACGCAGCTACTCAGTAGCAGCCACAGGAGAGTTGATGAGTACCTCGGAGAAGTCCGGGCTCGCAACCTGGAACTTCCGTCAAAACATTCCTACCCCCACTTACCTCGCCTCCATTCAAATTGGGCGCTACCGTCAACGTGAAGAAGAATTATCTGGCGTGACTGTTCACACGTTCTTCCCCCCAGCTAATCAAAGCAAAATCACTTCTGACCTCTCCAAACTCGAAGACATGCTTTCTTTCTTTAACGAGACGTTCGGCGAGTACCCCTTCCAGAGTTACACCGTTGTTGTCACCGCAGATGAACTTGAGATTCCTCTCGAAGCCCAGGGCATGGCCATCTTTGGGGCTAACCACCTCAACGGAACCAACCCGGAAGAGCGACTCGTTGCCCATGAGCTTGCCCACCAGTGGTTTGGCAACAGCGTGGGGATTGCTCAGTGGAGTGACATTTGGCTCAATGAAGGTTTTGCCTGCTATGCCGAGTGGCTCTGGTCTGAAAAAGCAGGTGGAATTACCACGCAAGGTATGGCCGAGTCACACCATGTGCTGCTGCGCCAGCTCGATCAAGACCTTCTACTGGCCGATCCTGGCCCTGACCTCATGTTTGACGACCGGGTTTACAAGCGAGGTGCACTCACACTTCACGCATTGCGACGTGCAGTCGGAGACAAGACCTTCTTCGCCATCGTGAAGAAGTGGGTTGCCGATCACGCTCACGCTTTAGGTACGACGGAAGATTTCATTGAGTTGTGCCAGAAAAGCACATCTGAGAATCTCGGGCCCCTGTTTGAGCGCTGGCTTTTTCAGAAAGCGCTACCCGCCCTGAACTAGCGGCTCACGGCGACAGCTACAACGAGCCTGTCCTGCTGAGTTGCGTGGTGAACGGTGAACCGCCCAGATACCTCAGCTGGGTCTAGCTCATCGATACTGACAGCATTTCCGACCCTCATAGCTTTCACGACGGCTTCGTATTCACACCACGAACCAAGGGTGACTGAGTGCGTTCCTGTCCGGCCCGCAACTTCTCGAGAGTCTCCTAGGTTTCCCTGTTCAATATCGACACCAATTTGTTTGCCACGGATGCCAGCGGCAACCACTACCCCGCCACTCGAGGACAAGCTGATGTGAACATCAGTGCCTTCAAGGGTGATGGCTCCATGATCCATCCCACATTCACAGCAGTGTGCCACGGGAATTACAGAAGTCCACGCCTGTCCCAGGATTTGCCCGCCCACTTTTCTGGCGAGATACCTACCCGAGAGATAACGCTGTGACAGCACATGCCCTAGGGAAGCAGCACGAGCGCGCTCTGAAGAAGTGAGTAATGGATATAACTCATCAGATTCCTGCTCACTCAGGGATGTTGCACCCCAGAGCAAAACAAAGGAATCAGACATGAATGGAAATTAGTTCTGCAACGTCACGAACGCCTGCCACGGAGCAAGCACGTCAGCCTTCACGCCGAGAACAGCATCACCAGAGACTGATCCAGGAAGCTCAACTGTGTCATTAGACAGGTTGGCCACCACGGTCAGAATGCGGCCGTTGAGTTCACGGGTGTAGGCAAAGAGCTGCTCGTGTTCAATCCACAACATGTCGAATGAGCCATTGACCACCACATCCATGCCGTGACGCATAGCGATGAGCTTTTGGTAGTGGTGGAAGACCGAGTCGGCATCGGCAACTGCCGCTGCCGCGTTGATCTCGGGGTAGTTGGTGTTGACCGAGATCCAGGGTTCACCGCTGGTGAAACCAGCGTTTACTGAGTCATCCCACTGCACGGGCGTGCGGGCATTATCGCGACCCTTGTAACCGACAGCCTTAAGGACGTAGTCCTCAGAGATTCCCATCTCGGGAGCTTCTGCTGCCCAGTTCAAAGTTTCGAGGTCGCGGTATTGGCTCAGCTTCGTGAAGTGAGCACTCGTCATACCGAATTCTTCGCCCTGATACACATAGGGCGTTCCCCGCATCAAGTGCAGCACAGTTCCGAAAGCCTTGGCAGAGTTCACACGGTGTTCGGCAGAGTCATTACCCCAACGCGAAACAATGCGGGGCTGGTCGTGGTTGTTCCAATACAGGGAGTTCCAGCCAACCTGCTCGAGCCCCTTCTGCCACTTGTTCAGGTTCTCCTTGAGTGCCTTCACAGTGAAGGGAACCAGGTCCCATTTTCCATACCCTTCAGGGTTGGTGTCGAGGTCCATGTGTTCGAAGGTGAACACCATGTTGAGCTCATGGCGTTCGGGAGCGGTGTATTGCTGGGCAAGTTCAACCGTGCAGCCGGGCATCTCACCAACAGTGATGAGTCCCTTATCGCGCAGAACCTCACGGTTCATTTCTTGCAGGAATTCGTGAATACGTGGACCATTCATCCAAGGACCGAACAGGTCATCACCTGCCGAGAAGTCCTGGTGCTTGGAGATGAGGTTAATCACGTCCATGCGGAAACCATCCACGCCCTGCTCCAACCACCAATTCATCATCGAATAGACGGCGGCACGAACCTCGGGGTTTTCCCAGTTCAGGTCAGGCTGCTTCTTGGAGAAGATGTGCAGGAAGTATTGCTGAGTGTTTTCGTTCCACTGCCAGACCGAGCCAGAAAACGCAGCCTGGTGATCGGTGGGCTCGCGGCCGTCCACGGCGTCACGCCAGATATACCAATCACGCTTGGGGTTATCCAGTGATGATGAACTCTCCACAAACCAAGGGTGCTCGTCCGAGGTGTGGTTGACTACGAGGTCCATCACGAGCTTCATGCCACGGGCATGAGTCTCATTGATGAGGTGACGCATGTCGTCGAGCGTGCCAAAGAGAGGATCGATGTCCTGGTAGTCCGAGATGTCATAGCCATTGTCATCTTGAGGAGACTTATAGACGGGAGAAAGCCAGAGCACGTCCACGCCCAGGTCTGCCAGATAGTCCAGCTTGGAGGTAATGCCGGGGATGTCCCCGATGCCGTCGCCGTTCGAGTCAGCGAACGAGCGAGGGTAGATCTGGTACACGACGGCACCCTTCCACCAGTCGTCTTTACCTAGAGTGATGCTCATGTGTCTCCTTGTTGTCTCAACTAACAACTTTATTGGTGTGTGGGAGTTCAGAAACTTTTTTCTCACCAGCTCTGACGAAGAATCACCTCTTCTGGCTAGGGTGAATGAGTTCCCACAAGGAGGTCCCACCCATGGGCGTAGAAAACAACACCCGCGACATCGAAGAAACCGTCGTCACCGACTTCACTGACCGCATGAGTTATGGCGGTTATCTCGATCTCGACACTCTTCTCTCAGCACAGAAGCCCCTGAGCGATCACCACGATGAACTGCTCTTCATCATTCAGCACCAGACCACTGAGCTTTGGATGAAGCTGATGGTGCACGAGCTCATTGGTGCAGCCAATTACCTCCGCAACGATGACCTCGGCCAAGCACTGAAGTGCATGGCACGCCTCAAGCACATTCAGAAGACCCTGACCGAACAGTGGGCTGTTTTGGCCACGCTCACCCCCAGTGAATACGCGCAGTTCCGCGACAAGCTCGGAAACTCCAGTGGCTTCCAGTCGTTCCAATACCGTGCGATTGAGTTCATGCTCGGCAATAAGAACGAGAAGATGATCCGCGTCTTCGACGCAGACCCTGCCGCCCAAGAAATGCTCGTCGCAGCTCTCAATGCACCCAGCATCTATGACGAGTTCCTGCGATACCTCGCTCGTAAGGGCTATGCCGTTCCTGCCTCGATTCTGGAACGCGATGTGACCAAAGCCTGGACTTTCACCGACGAACTCATGCCTGTCTTCATCGAGATCTATAACAACCACGATGAGCACTGGGAAGCCTACGAAACGTGTGAAGAACTCGTCGACTTGGAAGAGAACTTCCAGTTCTGGCGCTTCCGTCACCTGCGGACCGTGCAACGCATCATCGGAATGAAGATGGGCACCGGTGGATCTTCTGGTGCACCTTTCTTGCAGAAGGCACTCGAGCTCACCTTCTTCCCCGAGCTCTTTGCTGTGCGCACCGAGATTGGTAAGTAGCGCTTCTTTATGTGTGGGCCTCTCTTCCCTGAAGGCACCAACCCCTATGGGGTTGGTGGGCGTGCACAACTCACAACCGGGGAATGGGGAACTGTTCTTCCCCTCCTTGGAGATGCTCACGTTCACCTAGGACTATTCGATGGCAGTGAGTTGCGTTCTGGAGGCATTGGCCGAGTGCTGGATTTGGGGTGGTCAACACCAGAACTTCGAAACATTGTTGCTGAGCTCCCAGGCCTCGACATCGAATGGGCCGGAAACTTTTTAGCGGCAGAGGGTGGGTATCCCTCGGACCGTTCGTGGGCTCCTCCTGGAGCAACACTGTTTGTAGAGGATGTCTCTGAAGCTATATCCGCACAGGTTTCCTCTGAAGCTTCTGCCCTCAAGATCACATTGAACTCTGATGCGGGGCCTGTGCACTCTGATGAGGTTCTTCACTCACTCATCACCGAAGCACTTAGAGCAGGGCTGCTTCCGATCGTTCATGCTGAGGGTGCCGGCCAAGCCGAACGAGCAATCACGGCTGGCCCAGCCGTGACACTTGCTCACACTCCTTTTACAGAGCTCCTTTCCGATGACCTCATTTCTTATGCCGCCAAGAACAATTACGGCTGGATGAGCACTCTGGACATCCATGGTTATGGAGAAGTAACAGAGGCCTTTTCCATCGCATCCACGAACTTGTCGAAGTTTATTGAGGCAGGCGGAACGGTGTTTTATGGCACCGATCTTGGCAATGGGCCTCTGCCCGTGGGTATCAATGTGCGGGAGCTGAGAGCACTGGGCAGGTGTGGGTTAGGGCATGAAGAACTCCTTGACTCCATGACGGAATGGTGGGACAGGCGTCGTCCAGTCCCTAATGGTGGTGTTGTGGAAGAACCCCGAAGTTTCATCTCTGAAATCTCAGACAACAGCTGTGAGGACTTTGCCTCTTGGCTTGCCACGGCACGTATCGTCGAACACAACACATTGGAGTTCCTATGACCACCAACTTTGACACCCGTGCCGCCGAACTCGACGCAGCTGATCCTTTAGCTGCCCACCGCGCGAAGTTCTTTGGCACCGATGAGGCAACGCAATCTTCAACTCCCGGAATGCCCCTGGCCTACTTCGATGGCAACTCTCTGGGCCGTCCCATGAGTGCCAGCTTTGACCGTATTGAAGCATTCCTGCGTCACGACTGGGGCACCCGCCTCATTCGCAGC of the Aurantimicrobium photophilum genome contains:
- a CDS encoding Pls/PosA family non-ribosomal peptide synthetase yields the protein MSETPSQSLEAQSVLSRLSSAPAPRTLIDIFREITNFNADETALDDGTTRLSYRDLTEQALAVAHQLHSYGVKRGNRVGVRIESGSVDLYIAILGILHAGAAYVPVDADDPDERARVVFSEAEVNGVIATGGKFLQSEIPGGELSQVGQIDFDYRETLFPEEFAPRETDDAWIIFTSGSTGKPKGVAVSHRSAAAFVDAESRMFLQAEPINAQDRVLAGLSVAFDASCEEMWLAWGHGGCLVPAPRSLVRSGSDLGPWLMANGITIVSTVPTLAAMWPEDALENIRLLIFGGEAFPLELAEKLASSGREVWNTYGPTEATVVACGAQTTGIGPMRIGLPLDGWDLAVVNADGHRVTEGETGELIIGGVGLARYLDEEKDAHVYAPFPTLGWDRAYRSGDMVRYEAEGLIFVGRVDDQVKVGGRRIELGEIESALSALPNVTAGAVVVQTTQAGNKTLVGYISVNDVEAFSVSEALVTLRESLPAPLIPLLVPLAELPVRTSGKVDKAALPWPLATADLDELDFTEIERRVASEWAEVLGVPVTDLNTHFFDIGGGSLAAAQLVGRLRTLYPSMTVADIYAHPRLGSMSDFIDVSTAGELVPTGSFHKSPKVPQSPQLIQAVLSIPLFALAGLRWLFYALTASTLLGLLDVVDFLPSAPLAILIPGILLFGSPWGRMLLSVAISRTVLAGLRPGNYLRGGSAHLRLWFAEQAASHIGAVTLAGAPWVTAYARALGARIGKGVTMHTLPPITGMLWVGAGASIEPEVDLTGYWIDGDVVRVGEIRIGAHATIGARSTLAPGTRIGKFAEIAPGSSVFGKVPAGQLWSGSPAKREGKVKAWWPQVAAKQSRAWSALFALSSGLYALFPLLSLLGGATLVLVALKQNQSVSDVLSIVAVGFIPATMLAGFIFTVLVLASVRFLSLTMREGIFPVHSWAGWQAWSVERILDLARTFLFPLYSSLFTPIWLRLLGAKVGHNVEASTVLMLPKMTTIRDDVFLADDTMVAPYALGNGWMFIGPVEIGKRAFIGNSGLAPAGRKVPKDALVAVLSSAPRKAKEGSSWLGSPPMRLRRLIAEGDRERTYKPSIWLRIARSLWELTRFVPVLVTALIGFAVVCGILLADSLWGMWAAVLLCGPLLWAAGIIAAAISTIAKWVLVGKIKPQEKPLWSSFIWRNEVADTFVEMVAAPWFANYMNGTLGLVWWLRSLGAKIGGGVWCETYWLPEADLVTLGDGATVNRGTVLQTHLFHDRVMSMDTVSVEAGGTLGPHSVILPAARIGAHSTVGPASLVMRGEAVPEGSRWSGNPIGPWREVTVRKYFSDTASVKTV
- a CDS encoding M1 family metallopeptidase, encoding MAVDSYTPDSGSADFFIEHYALNLHYRMSSGHLKAVATLNVRLLRAVRQISLDISGLHVGKVSVESKANKNFKQSPTKLTVKLGEELAAGSTFELEIHYSGTPRPRSSRWGTVGWEELNDGVVVAAQPTGAPTWFPCNDLPRYKSTFEISLTTERSYSVAATGELMSTSEKSGLATWNFRQNIPTPTYLASIQIGRYRQREEELSGVTVHTFFPPANQSKITSDLSKLEDMLSFFNETFGEYPFQSYTVVVTADELEIPLEAQGMAIFGANHLNGTNPEERLVAHELAHQWFGNSVGIAQWSDIWLNEGFACYAEWLWSEKAGGITTQGMAESHHVLLRQLDQDLLLADPGPDLMFDDRVYKRGALTLHALRRAVGDKTFFAIVKKWVADHAHALGTTEDFIELCQKSTSENLGPLFERWLFQKALPALN
- a CDS encoding 4'-phosphopantetheinyl transferase family protein, which gives rise to MSDSFVLLWGATSLSEQESDELYPLLTSSERARAASLGHVLSQRYLSGRYLARKVGGQILGQAWTSVIPVAHCCECGMDHGAITLEGTDVHISLSSSGGVVVAAGIRGKQIGVDIEQGNLGDSREVAGRTGTHSVTLGSWCEYEAVVKAMRVGNAVSIDELDPAEVSGRFTVHHATQQDRLVVAVAVSR
- a CDS encoding alpha-glucosidase; the protein is MSITLGKDDWWKGAVVYQIYPRSFADSNGDGIGDIPGITSKLDYLADLGVDVLWLSPVYKSPQDDNGYDISDYQDIDPLFGTLDDMRHLINETHARGMKLVMDLVVNHTSDEHPWFVESSSSLDNPKRDWYIWRDAVDGREPTDHQAAFSGSVWQWNENTQQYFLHIFSKKQPDLNWENPEVRAAVYSMMNWWLEQGVDGFRMDVINLISKHQDFSAGDDLFGPWMNGPRIHEFLQEMNREVLRDKGLITVGEMPGCTVELAQQYTAPERHELNMVFTFEHMDLDTNPEGYGKWDLVPFTVKALKENLNKWQKGLEQVGWNSLYWNNHDQPRIVSRWGNDSAEHRVNSAKAFGTVLHLMRGTPYVYQGEEFGMTSAHFTKLSQYRDLETLNWAAEAPEMGISEDYVLKAVGYKGRDNARTPVQWDDSVNAGFTSGEPWISVNTNYPEINAAAAVADADSVFHHYQKLIAMRHGMDVVVNGSFDMLWIEHEQLFAYTRELNGRILTVVANLSNDTVELPGSVSGDAVLGVKADVLAPWQAFVTLQN
- the kynA gene encoding tryptophan 2,3-dioxygenase gives rise to the protein MGVENNTRDIEETVVTDFTDRMSYGGYLDLDTLLSAQKPLSDHHDELLFIIQHQTTELWMKLMVHELIGAANYLRNDDLGQALKCMARLKHIQKTLTEQWAVLATLTPSEYAQFRDKLGNSSGFQSFQYRAIEFMLGNKNEKMIRVFDADPAAQEMLVAALNAPSIYDEFLRYLARKGYAVPASILERDVTKAWTFTDELMPVFIEIYNNHDEHWEAYETCEELVDLEENFQFWRFRHLRTVQRIIGMKMGTGGSSGAPFLQKALELTFFPELFAVRTEIGK
- a CDS encoding amidohydrolase family protein: MCGPLFPEGTNPYGVGGRAQLTTGEWGTVLPLLGDAHVHLGLFDGSELRSGGIGRVLDLGWSTPELRNIVAELPGLDIEWAGNFLAAEGGYPSDRSWAPPGATLFVEDVSEAISAQVSSEASALKITLNSDAGPVHSDEVLHSLITEALRAGLLPIVHAEGAGQAERAITAGPAVTLAHTPFTELLSDDLISYAAKNNYGWMSTLDIHGYGEVTEAFSIASTNLSKFIEAGGTVFYGTDLGNGPLPVGINVRELRALGRCGLGHEELLDSMTEWWDRRRPVPNGGVVEEPRSFISEISDNSCEDFASWLATARIVEHNTLEFL